From Pirellulales bacterium, the proteins below share one genomic window:
- a CDS encoding ERCC4 domain-containing protein — MKIPADVRPENICAIVDTREQDPLDLAPLRVLPGTLATGDYSVAGIEHLVAVERKSLADLLACVGRERERFDRECQRLLGYDTRAIVVEGEWADLERGDWPSRVTPAAAVGSLLGWVALGIPILMAGGHERAGRYVSRLLYIAARRRYREIRALVMRAESTEADR, encoded by the coding sequence ATGAAAATTCCCGCGGACGTTCGCCCGGAAAACATTTGCGCGATCGTTGACACGCGCGAGCAAGACCCGCTCGACCTCGCGCCCCTGCGCGTGCTGCCAGGGACGCTCGCCACGGGCGACTACAGCGTGGCGGGAATTGAGCACCTGGTCGCCGTCGAACGCAAGTCTCTGGCCGATCTGCTGGCGTGCGTCGGTCGTGAGCGCGAGCGGTTCGACCGCGAGTGTCAGCGACTTCTAGGCTACGACACGCGCGCCATCGTTGTCGAAGGGGAATGGGCGGACCTGGAGCGCGGAGACTGGCCAAGCCGCGTCACGCCCGCCGCAGCGGTCGGATCGCTGCTGGGATGGGTCGCGCTCGGCATCCCCATACTCATGGCCGGCGGCCACGAGCGCGCGGGCCGCTACGTATCGCGATTGTTGTACATCGCCGCGCGCCGGCGCTACCGCGAGATTCGCGCGCTGGTGATGCGAGCAGAGAGCACGGAGGCGGATCGATGA
- a CDS encoding plasmid pRiA4b ORF-3 family protein: protein MARAKKPAAKQPSQVYRFKITLLDVKPPIWRRIEVADGTLDELHEHIQTAMGWTNSHLHQFDIGGRRYGDPELLDDGWGDRDFVDSTKLRLNKLLDKKRKSFRFHYEYDFGDGWRHEIIYEGVQPAEPGAKYPRCTEGARACPPEDCGGPWGYMDFLEAIRDPKHESHDDLLEWIGGEFDSEAFDLKEANKEMRRGLPNWRDYR from the coding sequence ATGGCGCGAGCGAAGAAACCGGCCGCCAAGCAGCCGTCGCAGGTGTACCGCTTCAAGATCACGCTACTCGACGTGAAGCCGCCCATCTGGCGACGCATCGAAGTGGCCGACGGCACACTCGATGAGTTGCACGAGCACATTCAGACCGCGATGGGCTGGACCAACTCGCACTTGCACCAGTTCGACATCGGCGGCCGTCGCTACGGTGACCCTGAGCTACTCGACGATGGCTGGGGAGACCGGGACTTCGTCGATTCCACGAAGCTCCGCTTGAACAAGCTCTTGGATAAGAAGCGAAAATCGTTCCGCTTCCACTACGAGTATGACTTCGGTGACGGCTGGCGCCACGAGATCATCTACGAAGGCGTGCAGCCCGCAGAGCCCGGCGCGAAGTACCCGCGCTGCACCGAAGGTGCGCGTGCCTGCCCGCCCGAAGATTGCGGCGGCCCTTGGGGCTACATGGACTTCTTGGAAGCCATCCGCGATCCGAAGCATGAAAGCCACGACGATCTACTGGAATGGATCGGCGGCGAGTTCGACTCCGAAGCGTTTGATCTCAAAGAAGCCAACAAAGAAATGCGCCGCGGTCTGCCCAATTGGCGCGATTACCGCTAA
- a CDS encoding ArdC-like ssDNA-binding domain-containing protein: MLNNPSRALPSGDAQIRANNCPFGENVIAMGGIAKETSNSRYIDATRHSFISLSRLTFRQALELGGHVKKGEHGSQVVYASTFKKKETDAAGEEIEQDIPFLKTYTVFCADQCDGLPNRRACC; the protein is encoded by the coding sequence ATGCTGAATAACCCCAGCCGCGCTTTGCCTTCCGGCGACGCGCAGATAAGAGCGAACAATTGCCCATTCGGCGAGAACGTCATTGCGATGGGCGGTATCGCCAAAGAAACCTCGAACTCCCGGTACATCGATGCGACACGCCACAGCTTTATCTCGCTGTCCAGGCTGACGTTTCGGCAGGCACTGGAGCTTGGCGGGCATGTCAAGAAAGGAGAGCACGGCAGCCAGGTCGTCTACGCATCCACCTTCAAGAAGAAGGAGACTGACGCCGCCGGCGAGGAGATCGAGCAGGACATTCCGTTCCTCAAAACCTACACCGTGTTTTGTGCTGACCAGTGCGATGGATTGCCGAACCGTCGGGCTTGTTGTTGA
- a CDS encoding glycoside hydrolase family 16 protein: MRVSRRAALLGGLSTLVSGTAFGRGRTPPPPQPRLIFNETFINQKTLDANWTTNSPFGDGLLSNATWGEQQVYVGATGGYGNPSPFSFGATGLTITATPIAAANRPPLPAGAYPTGYTGPNFACTYTSGCLSTLGLEDFTPPFYAEVSIKSTPVPGFWLTGEFFGDPMTGFPEIDFVQLATKRPTQSYPAMLTATGGEVAGNFVSASRSANLSAAFHTYGVEFLTTGTNWYLDRKSVMTSRQVVRGNLFFTINLAAGDTWSTTDSATDFIGPPSGQAGSITIGYVQVWNIRPF; encoded by the coding sequence ATGCGAGTCTCGCGCCGCGCCGCCCTCTTGGGCGGCCTGTCTACGCTCGTTTCCGGAACCGCTTTCGGAAGAGGACGCACCCCGCCGCCACCGCAGCCGCGCTTGATCTTCAACGAGACCTTCATCAATCAGAAAACGCTCGACGCCAACTGGACAACCAACTCGCCCTTCGGCGACGGGCTGTTAAGCAACGCCACCTGGGGCGAGCAGCAAGTGTACGTCGGAGCCACCGGAGGTTACGGCAATCCCAGTCCCTTCAGCTTCGGCGCCACCGGGCTCACGATCACGGCCACGCCGATCGCCGCCGCGAATCGGCCGCCGCTCCCAGCCGGCGCCTATCCGACAGGCTACACCGGCCCGAACTTCGCTTGCACCTACACCTCGGGCTGTCTGTCGACGCTCGGGCTGGAGGATTTCACGCCGCCGTTCTACGCCGAGGTGTCGATCAAGAGCACGCCGGTACCCGGCTTCTGGTTGACCGGCGAATTCTTCGGCGATCCGATGACCGGTTTTCCCGAAATCGACTTCGTTCAATTGGCCACCAAGCGGCCCACGCAAAGCTATCCGGCCATGCTGACGGCCACCGGCGGTGAAGTGGCAGGCAACTTCGTCAGCGCGTCGCGCTCGGCGAATCTCTCCGCGGCCTTTCATACCTACGGCGTCGAATTTCTGACGACCGGCACGAACTGGTACCTCGATCGCAAGTCGGTGATGACCAGCCGGCAGGTCGTGAGGGGCAACCTGTTTTTCACGATCAACCTCGCCGCCGGCGACACCTGGAGCACCACCGATTCGGCCACCGACTTCATCGGTCCCCCCAGCGGCCAGGCAGGCTCGATCACGATCGGCTACGTCCAGGTGTGGAACATCAGACCGTTTTGA
- a CDS encoding cupin domain-containing protein, producing MSTRAAYLRRDPAEVTPWAETCGQIRCLVEEKDGAAAEVHHVEIHDAKLHYHARTDEFYYIIDGQGTMILDDETIEVHKGRGRIRAPRRQAQGHRQLDRAYGVHPARRPVGRSRAGIKKGVGFACSAARVCAVFASADLIFSPICPGN from the coding sequence ATGAGCACGCGTGCCGCTTACCTGCGTCGTGATCCGGCGGAAGTCACGCCATGGGCCGAAACGTGTGGGCAGATTCGCTGCCTGGTCGAAGAGAAGGACGGCGCCGCGGCCGAAGTCCATCACGTCGAAATCCACGACGCGAAATTGCATTACCACGCCCGCACCGACGAGTTCTATTACATCATCGACGGCCAAGGCACGATGATCCTCGACGATGAAACGATCGAGGTACACAAGGGGCGTGGTCGTATACGTGCCCCGCGGCGTCAAGCACAAGGCCATCGGCAACTTGACCGTGCTTACGGTGTGCATCCCGCGCGGCGTCCTGTCGGACGTTCACGAGCTGGAATAAAAAAAGGCGTCGGCTTCGCCTGCTCAGCCGCACGTGTTTGCGCCGTCTTCGCATCGGCCGACCTTATCTTTTCGCCGATTTGCCCTGGAAATTGA